DNA from Electrophorus electricus isolate fEleEle1 chromosome 5, fEleEle1.pri, whole genome shotgun sequence:
GTATTCAGTTTAAGCACACTTTCAGTGATCATTTATGGAACCTGGCCACTTTATGCATTTAATTTACCTCTGGAACCAATTGAAACATTTCAATGAGATCTAGGTAGAGTGAATGAATTTTTGACTTATTTCTGTCTAGCATTACGGGCTGCTGTGGAGATAGGCATTCTTAATCAGAGCACTGACACAAGACCAAAGCTTTGAGATGATGCACATTCGCACaagagtgtgtctgagtcagTTTAGTTTTATTCGATTTAATTTATCGTAACATaggatatttatttttctaagcATAAATATGTTTAGCATTTCTATGCTGCATGAACCTGATGTAAGCGTTTGCAATACAGTGAACTAAAGTTCTTTTTGGATGGAGCAATGTCTAATGGAATGCATCTTCTCAGTGCTACTAATGTTTTGATATGTATTGAACTTGCCTTCTGTCTTTAGTGACTATTTTGAATTATATGCCATTACATcttgttttgtaaaatgtttgctttataTTTGTACTTCTGTTAATGTTAACATAGGCAGAATTTAATGAGCAATTTTCTTGAAATTTGGAATGAAGGGTTTATGAAAGgctaataaaattatattaatcaaAATCCACAGTACCTGTTGATGTTTCATGTTTcgttgtttaaaaaacaaactaactttGGTTTGATAGTTATGGATCTAGCTATGGTGCATTGATACCCTCTGTGTGGACAGTACTGTAACTTTGACTCCTAAACATATCAAAGAcctttaatgaatgaatgaattaattaatcaattaagaAATTTGGCTGATAAGTTGGATCTGGTGTGTTAAAAGAGGTATCTAGAAAGTGTGAGAAGCATTTTCTGGAACTAGTACTGACTGATTTATAGATGATGATGAATATAACATTCCATTTGATGCACTTATCTCAGTTATTTCTGTAAATTTAATAGCATCACATAAACATGATTGTCTTAACCCTCCTATTACATTTGTGAGTTAGTTACATCATTAATGTGTGCACATCATTTTTGACCCTCTATAAATCACTTAAATACAATCCTAAAACGTTGTTCTGCAATTTCATTCGACCTTGCTTACAAACTACTCACATATTCAGCATTAAAAGTTAACTTATTAATCCATTTTACTATCCATGGTGACCTTATTTACCTTGCCTATTTGTTTAATtgcaaaatgcacattttaaaaacattttatgggtTCAAATTGCTATTTCAATTGTAGCAGCCATATATTCAATTTGTGTTATCTCTTTTTAGCGTGTGCACATCAAAGACTGCATTATGAATCCATTcacaaacatattttatgttttaaacgACAAATGAAAGCAAGAGTCAAATTCATTTTTCCTGacaaaaaactttattttagcAAGAGAATACATTTTATCAGAAACATAATACCATATCATCAGCATTACATAAATAAGAACTAAGAACAGACATTTCCTTCATCTTCTAAGCCACTTAATCTAGTTCAGGGTCACAGGGGGGCAGCACCTATTCATCACCACAGGAATCAACTCTGGACCGTGCATGACTcatcacaaagcacacacacacacacttagaaacTCCAATCAACTTAACACACAACTTCGGAACATGGGCACCAACCTAAGCATCCAGAGAATGCACAAACTCCACACAGGCAGCATGGCTATAAGACAGCAGTGCTAACCATCATGCTATCCTGGACATGACCATGAACTTTTGAATTGGCACTTGTTACATTGGATCCTATTGATTTGTTATAGAAAAGGCTTACTGAATATATGGAACAATTGATGGAACAAGTGATGTATCCTTCTACATATGAAAGAtggtatgtatatgtgtttgtgtgtgactctTCCAGTCTGTTTTATACAGACATAGTAGAATAAAATTATAACAACAAAGCTGATCACATCATGAGATTTTAACCTcaggaaagtttttttttttttttttttttttttacaaaataaaaggatAAAAGTCTAATCTGCTCACATTTTCGCATCCTGGATGAGCATCTTGTAAATCATGGCCACCTTTTGCTCAGCAATATCATCAATTTCATAGACTGCGAACGTCTTTCAGCCATTATGGCACTGGACCCATCCATCAGTTTTGTGTCTCATTAGACAGGTTTGGGTTATGCTATACTGTAAGAAATATGTAATTCCTATAGACACTGTGTTGTTTGTGTagatgcatgagtgtgtgtaaaatcttATAAACTGCAGTAAACTTTATCTGCACTCTGCTTACTGCCATTCTAATCACATTGTCTATTGCCATTCTGAAATACAGAGTCAATTTTCACCCTGATAATATTTCTTTATAGTCAGATAGAATGGAGTCTTTATAAAAACATCAAATTGGTCCTCTTCCTTTTTACATGTTCATATCATCACTGAGTAATCTTCTGACTAAGTCTGAGTAagtaaaagcaaacaaacaaaacaacaacaacaaacaaaaagaaacaaacaaaaaagataacGTGTAATGATATTTCTGAGACACAAACTGGAAATGGACCAATTTTGATGTGGAACTTAACATGGGTTTTACAGAAGTCATGGGTTTGAGTATTTTCTTATTGCTATTGCAACTGCATTGTTGAGCAGGAACATAATTCCTGAAGGTTTTCTGAAGACTACTGGAGTCACTTTTACACAGTATTTTAAATTCTGTGTGGCCATAACCTTCATAAATGCATGGAAACCCAGCCAAGAGCAAGATTTCACTTGCAGCAGAGATTACACAAAGACAcgcaatatataatataataagaTAAAAGCataagaataataatacatttcatgcacagggaaaaggaaaacataTATCAACATACACCAACCTCTTCATTTCAAAATCATTCCAATATAGAATccttaattttttaataaagaaaatgaaagttcAAGCTAAAATTAATAATCTATATATGACAGTCAAGAAGGGAgtattttctgaaaataaagaatCTAAATAAATACTACCCTTGTCAAAACCAATACAAGGCTCTACTTGTAATTGCCATCAACTATTGTGTCGttcaacttttattttgaaaatagtCGAGCAATAGTTTTATTTCCACGATTATGGTTTCTAGCTTCATAGGACTCGGCACTATGGATGACCAAACAACTTCTGTTCGCCAACAACACCTTTTTAACGTTAACAAATTGCACCGACACTTGTTAGGGAGACTGCACAGTGTTTCAGAAAACACAGTGCTTTCTGTACGGCAGTATAGGTATGCACTTAATGAATGTGCACTAGATTGCATCTTTTACTGCTttagatgtttaaatgtaactgaaacagttgtgtttttctgtttactgCAGCTCTGGTCAGTCCAACCCAACATTTTTACTTGAGACTCCAGATAAGTATTATGTGCTCAGAAAGAAACCTCCGGGTCCTTTGCTGCCTGGTGCCCACAAGgttgtgtatattattgtttttcttaacaattattgttattaacaaCTGAACGTTGTACGTCAATTACAGTTAGTTTTCCTAGTGAAGCGCGAAGTTAACCTAACAATGTTTTTAACAAACCGAACCATAGTTTAACTAGGACAAATTACTTAGTGTGGACTTTGACAAAGTTGCACAAATCCGTGTCAGGGTTCAGTCCTCAAGCTTTAGTACCGCTAGAGGGAGACATCATGTTTCACAGATAACAAAAATCAGCTAGAGGTGTCAATTGGAGGATATATGTACAATGgtaattttgtttctttctctgaatgtgtttgttttctctctctctctctctctcgtgtgtgtgtgtgtgtgtgtgtgtgtgtgtgtgtgtgtgtgtgtaacaggtggATAGAGAGTATGCTGTACAGAAGGCCCTGCATTCTGCTGGGTTTCCTGTACCCAGGCCTGTGCTGTATTGCTCAGACACTGACGTCATTGGCACAGAGTTCTACATCATGGAGCATGTGCCGGTAGAGCTGTGCTTCTTACAATCATGACCCTTAAGATCAAGTGTTCTATAGCAGATCTGTTAAAACTGTACTCATGAATGACTTGGCAATTGTGATATTGATTAATGAGCTGTGTTAGAGTGGGCTCACAAATGGGATGCTATGTACTGGGCCACAGCCAATGTCtctttaaggtgtgtgtgtgtgtgtgtgtgtgtgtgtgtgtgagagacaggggCGTATATTTCGAGACCCACGGCTCCCAGGCCTCTGCGCAGCCGAGCGAGGTGCCTTGTACGTGGCTGCCGTCGAGGTGCTGGCCAGGCTTCACTCTGCTGACCTCACTGAGCTTGGTCTTGTGGGATATGGGAAAGGAGCAGGTTACTCTAAGAGACAAGTGAGCTATCAGTTTTTATTAGCAGACCTTTACCAGCTGACGTGGAGCAGCAACCTCTGTTCAAAACAACCCAGAATTGCTGAGCCACTTTTGCCactatttaaatgattaaagaAACCTGTGCCAGTGTGAACAAATCCTGTGGGGCTCTTAAATCTAGGTCTTTTGATTATCTGCTACTTATTTCACTTAGAGTCTTGGCCACGTCGGTCTGAACAACATCTCTGCAGCCTAATCCTTTTATTGCTTTCACATGCGCTATTGTCAGTGACTTTAGATGTCTTAGTAGGATCCTTGATGAACCCTTCCCTTTATCTAGGTATCCACCTGGACAAAACAGTACAAAGCCTCGGCGCACAGGAGCATTCCAGCTATGGACGagctttctgattggctgagcagCAATGTGCCGACCAGTGACGACAAGGTGGCCCTGGTTCATGGCGACTTTCGAGTCGACAACTTGATCTTCCATCCGACTGAGGTACAGCTCGGTGAACAAACAGGGTTGCATTTATGGGTGTTTAATCTCAAAACAAGAATCCCATCCTTTACCGGTTTGTTTACAGAGAGCAATGTGTGTAGAATATCATGTAGACAGCAAAAGACAGTGAGTCACCTTTAAGGTTAGAAGATGGGCAATTAAATCTGTTCCAGTATTCATTTCAGTTTACACTGTGCTGACTTTTCTTTGTTTGAGAAGCTGTTCCCAGcattttttggcattttgtgCACCAGCGCGATATGACGATATGCTGCTGTTATCGTGCCAGATTGCATCGAGAGTTGCTTTTCAGAAGTCCTAGTGCACTAATCAACTGCATTTTTCTTGTTAAAAGGAGACTGACCAGTTATTTAGAGTGAATTTGCCAGTATTTTAATGAACATTTGAATAAACAATCGTTTTCTCATGTATATTTTCAGAGACAGTTGTAAATGTGACGCTAGTGATTTGCTGATGcattgtctgtttgtgtctgaagAAATAGTATATCTATTatgtattgtaaaaaaaataataaaaaaaaagtattgtgaTATTTTCCCCCATATCACCCATTCCTATACAAGGCAAAGTTGAGCTGATACAAATTCAAGCATTTGACTcaaatcaaaaataaagaatggcTTCAGGAACATTAGCTTGAGTTAGACTGAATCTAATCACAGTGCAGTTGTATCTCTGCACTCCTCTTTTACAGTATTTGATTGATTACAAGTCTTTTAGGTAATTAGTTAAATTTAATGCCATGTGTGGTATTAGAAATATGTACATTGGAATTCAGGCTAAGCAACTTGCTcacaaaatatatatcacaaaaaaacataatatacatacacacaaaacatgagAGGATTTTGTACACCCcaatttatacatacatatcagCCACCTATAAAGTCTCCTGTGATTATTGCAAGCATTCTGATTTGTGTGCAAAATTGTAGTTACACTATTacatatatagttttatatagttgcatcaggtttttttttttccttcatttattgttgtgttttatttgtgtatttattgtgtttaatgtgtgtgttcacatactGTCATTCTTCAAACAGGCTCGAGTGCTAGCTGTGCTGGATTGGGAGCTGTCCACGACTGGTCAGCCTACCGCAGACCTGGCCTACTTCCTCATGCCACACTACTGCCCCTCCCACATTGGGGTCATCAGCactctgggtggagtttccggAATAGAGGGTGGGGCCTTCACGTTGTCAATTATCATTTTTATACTCACTATGGGCCTGTGTGGCTGAATTTAGAGTATTTGAATTGTGGTTTTGTTCTCTTGTAATCACGTAAATTTGCCATGTCACGGCTGTTGAAGAGATGGGAGTCGGGACAAATGACCCACGCAGCAATGGTGCACAACTATGTGGCGCCTTGCGTTGGCAGACTGAGGATGCTGGTTAATCACCATGTTGTTGTGAATGTCATGATGATAAAGCCACTGGGAGAAGCACGGAATGATATGCTTCTGCTGTGCTGGGGTAATGGCATGTCCTGTTTGTGATACGCGTGTGAATCCGGAACGTTCTAGTCAGGAAGGGGAGGGTTCTGGAGACCTAGTCATTGACAGTCTTTCTGTCTGGACAGGTATTCCTCCTCCAGGGGAATTGATCTCCCTCTACTGCCACTGTCGTGGGATTCCTCCATCTCTTCCCAAGCAGAATTTCTTCATCGCCttggccatgtttaaaatggcCTGCATCGCACAGGTACACCTGCATCCTGTGGTCTGCTTTCCACTGAAATGATGTTTGGCTTTGTGGTCGATAAGATCAGCGCagagcacatgcacaaacacatacgtgcTAGGgccactgctgtctctctgcttaCCTGCTTTGGTGCTGTATCTTTTTCGTGTTGGACTGTGCGAGTGTTGAGTGAGAACAACCACCCCCCTATGCTCTCAGAATACATACAAATTGAGTAACAACCACAGATATCTTTTCTAAGAAGACACATaacagacctttttttttctcttgttatCGCAACATAAGAGCAAAAATCCTTTGCTGTACTTCTAAAATGTCCCTCATATccggtgtgtgggtgtgtgtgtgtgtgtgtgtgggggggtaggGTATCTATGCAAGATATTTGCTGGGGAATGCTAGTGCTCCTGATGCAGCCAGGTTCGGAGAAAGCGTGGAGCCCCTAGCCTGTCTGGCTCTGAACATCGCCCACAGGTCCTCCCACACTCAACAGTACACACAACAATACACTAGACTGCCATAGGAGTGGGTCATTGTGCAAATCCAAATATAATGCGCAGCAATGTGGGTCTCATGCATCTTGCAGTCATTCAGTCAGAGTAAGTATGGGCATCTGTAGCCATTTGTCCCTGTGGTTTAAAATTGTATGGGAAACGTCTTGCAAATGCTGGGTATGCTTGTTAAATGCTTTctatttacatttgaatgtgtttgtatctgtgttttaattgtgtttttcatttctttgtggctgaatctttcttttcttttttttttccccatacaGTTCTTCATTAGAGTTGCCTGTTTCTGATAGGCTATTTCTCCAGTCACCAAAAGGTCATGCTGTACTCCAGCAGGTCAAGAGGTTCATGAAACGTCACATCCTGCCTGCTCAGCAGGTCAGCTGCTGGGTCATCTTTATAGCAACACAACATTCATATGTTCATTGTTAAAC
Protein-coding regions in this window:
- the acad11 gene encoding acyl-CoA dehydrogenase family member 11 isoform X1 encodes the protein MDDQTTSVRQQHLFNVNKLHRHLLGRLHSVSENTVLSVRQYSSGQSNPTFLLETPDKYYVLRKKPPGPLLPGAHKVDREYAVQKALHSAGFPVPRPVLYCSDTDVIGTEFYIMEHVPGRIFRDPRLPGLCAAERGALYVAAVEVLARLHSADLTELGLVGYGKGAGYSKRQVSTWTKQYKASAHRSIPAMDELSDWLSSNVPTSDDKVALVHGDFRVDNLIFHPTEARVLAVLDWELSTTGQPTADLAYFLMPHYCPSHIGVISTLGGVSGIEGIPPPGELISLYCHCRGIPPSLPKQNFFIALAMFKMACIAQGIYARYLLGNASAPDAARFGESVEPLACLALNIAHSSSLELPVSDRLFLQSPKGHAVLQQVKRFMKRHILPAQQQIMEYYAKHTDGTQRWQTPPVLEDLKAKARAAGLWNLFLPAVSGLSQLDYSYIAEETGRCSYAPEVFNCQAPDSGNMEVLHLFGSEEQKKQWLEPLLQAEIRSCFCMTEPDVASSDATNMECTLHKDKEHYVIDGRKWWSSGAGNPMCKLAVVMCRSKSADLNSTRHSQHSMILVPMDTPGVRKIRPLTVFGQDDASHGGHFEIHFDNVRVPTSHILLGEGRGFEIAQGRLGPGRLHHCMRAVGVAERALELLCQRAASRCAFRKMLYQHEVVSHWIAECRLAIEQTRLLALHAAYTLDTHGNKAARKQIAMIKVAAGRMACKVVDCAIQVHGGAGVSEDFPLAQMYAYVRTLRLADGPDEVHLSSIARLELTDQLRRTAAKL